Proteins co-encoded in one Pogona vitticeps strain Pit_001003342236 chromosome 9, PviZW2.1, whole genome shotgun sequence genomic window:
- the ETV2 gene encoding ETS translocation variant 2 isoform X2 — MYMDSWQKCLMEPSLQMVPAGAETDIPDYIEDSRNTIHQEDFSAADWWLLPENETDQQLTGWTDRSYLAELEGLEKDMPFPPAMGFKGFSENTSTIVELTQASGCLDYEEQYNRGSSFVLQQEHVPTGMEASCYPALTVPPPSSSPLHFWPLEEHLSPLQPLLRGQQESQENDQVFLRSTTSCKWGKPEAAAFSQPSTSDGDSCRCEVPVSSRRKRELRHWSRATSTNISHRDRTGSGPIQLWRFLLELLQDGSCQAFIRWTGNDWEFKLCDPHEVARRWGKRKNKPRMTYEKLSRGLRYYYHKNIIHKTSGQRYVYRFVRDIQGELSEKPQS; from the exons ACTACATAGAAGACAGCAGGAACACGATCCACCAGGAAGACTTCAGCGCTGCCGACTGGTGGTTGCTTCCAGAAAACGAGACGGATCAGCAACTGACGGGCTGGACAGACCGGAGTTACCTGGCTGAGCTTGAAGGGCTTGAGAAGGACATGCCCTTCCCTCCTGCAATGGGCTTCAAAG gcTTCTCTGAAAACACCAGTACTATAGTGGAATTGACACAGGCCTCTGGCTGCCTGGATTATGAGGAACAATACAACAGGG GTTCTAGCTTTGTCCTCCAGCAAGAGCATGTCCCCACGGGCATGGAGGCCTCTTGCTATCCTGCCCTTACGGTCCCTCCACCATCTTCTTCCCCTTTACACTTTTGGCCCCTTGAAGAACACCTCTCCCCCCTTCAGCCTCTCCTTAGAGGTCAACAAGAGAGCCAAGAGAACG ATCAAGTCTTTTTGAGAAGCACAACATCCTGTAAGTGGGGAAAACCTGAAGCAGCTGCCTTCAGTCAACCCAGCACGTCAGACGGTGACTCATGTCGCTGTGAAGTTCCTGTCAGCAGCCGGAGAAAACGGGAATTAAGGCACTGGTCGCGAGCCACCTCCACCAACATATCCCATAGGGATCGGACAG GTTCTGGACCCATCCAGCTGTGGCGTTTTCTGCTCGAACTGCTGCAGGACGGTTCATGCCAGGCCTTCATCCGCTGGACAGGGAATGACTGGGAATTTAAACTCTGTGACCCTCATGAG GTGGCACGGCGCTGGGGCAAGAGAAAGAACAAGCCCCGCATGACCTACGAGAAACTGAGTCGAGGACTGCGCTATTACTATCACAAGAACATCATTCACAAGACCAGCGGTCAGCGGTATGTGTACCGctttgtccgggacatccagggTGAATTGAGTGAGAAGCCACAAAGCTAG
- the ETV2 gene encoding ETS translocation variant 2 isoform X1 yields MQHHKEVMYMDSWQKCLMEPSLQMVPAGAETDIPDYIEDSRNTIHQEDFSAADWWLLPENETDQQLTGWTDRSYLAELEGLEKDMPFPPAMGFKGFSENTSTIVELTQASGCLDYEEQYNRGSSFVLQQEHVPTGMEASCYPALTVPPPSSSPLHFWPLEEHLSPLQPLLRGQQESQENDQVFLRSTTSCKWGKPEAAAFSQPSTSDGDSCRCEVPVSSRRKRELRHWSRATSTNISHRDRTGSGPIQLWRFLLELLQDGSCQAFIRWTGNDWEFKLCDPHEVARRWGKRKNKPRMTYEKLSRGLRYYYHKNIIHKTSGQRYVYRFVRDIQGELSEKPQS; encoded by the exons ACTACATAGAAGACAGCAGGAACACGATCCACCAGGAAGACTTCAGCGCTGCCGACTGGTGGTTGCTTCCAGAAAACGAGACGGATCAGCAACTGACGGGCTGGACAGACCGGAGTTACCTGGCTGAGCTTGAAGGGCTTGAGAAGGACATGCCCTTCCCTCCTGCAATGGGCTTCAAAG gcTTCTCTGAAAACACCAGTACTATAGTGGAATTGACACAGGCCTCTGGCTGCCTGGATTATGAGGAACAATACAACAGGG GTTCTAGCTTTGTCCTCCAGCAAGAGCATGTCCCCACGGGCATGGAGGCCTCTTGCTATCCTGCCCTTACGGTCCCTCCACCATCTTCTTCCCCTTTACACTTTTGGCCCCTTGAAGAACACCTCTCCCCCCTTCAGCCTCTCCTTAGAGGTCAACAAGAGAGCCAAGAGAACG ATCAAGTCTTTTTGAGAAGCACAACATCCTGTAAGTGGGGAAAACCTGAAGCAGCTGCCTTCAGTCAACCCAGCACGTCAGACGGTGACTCATGTCGCTGTGAAGTTCCTGTCAGCAGCCGGAGAAAACGGGAATTAAGGCACTGGTCGCGAGCCACCTCCACCAACATATCCCATAGGGATCGGACAG GTTCTGGACCCATCCAGCTGTGGCGTTTTCTGCTCGAACTGCTGCAGGACGGTTCATGCCAGGCCTTCATCCGCTGGACAGGGAATGACTGGGAATTTAAACTCTGTGACCCTCATGAG GTGGCACGGCGCTGGGGCAAGAGAAAGAACAAGCCCCGCATGACCTACGAGAAACTGAGTCGAGGACTGCGCTATTACTATCACAAGAACATCATTCACAAGACCAGCGGTCAGCGGTATGTGTACCGctttgtccgggacatccagggTGAATTGAGTGAGAAGCCACAAAGCTAG